In a single window of the Populus alba chromosome 16, ASM523922v2, whole genome shotgun sequence genome:
- the LOC118037492 gene encoding agamous-like MADS-box protein AGL62: protein MDATDSNRQRHQQETRRTSKGRQKIEIKKVEKESNRYVTFSKRKNGLFKKATELSTLCGAETAVIVFSEHQKLFSCGQPDVDKVLDRYLAETERVIPDNFPPVTSKNIESQLANKQEYARSLKRLEEEQTVAKMIGNMNDMNEGGFWWDLPIDSMEQDELEAYKESMEQLKKNVITRLGLIEADNAPSESRIVNPFINLKEIPSLSFNSHQFQ, encoded by the coding sequence ATGGATGCAACGGATTCGAACCGCCAGCGGCACCAGCAGGAGACACGCAGGACCAGCAAAGGTCGTCAGAAGATTGAGATAAAGAAAGTAGAGAAAGAAAGCAATCGTTATGTCACGTTTTCAAAACGTAAAAACGGGCTGTTCAAGAAAGCCACAGAACTTTCTACCCTGTGCGGGGCTGAAACAGCAGTCATTGTCTTCTCTGAACATCAAAAGCTATTCTCCTGTGGCCAGCCAGACGTTGATAAGGTTCTTGATCGCTATCTTGCTGAAACAGAAAGGGTCATCCCTGACAACTTCCCGCCGGTCACCAGTAAAAATATAGAGAGCCAGTTAGCTAATAAACAAGAATATGCAAGATCTCTGAAGCGATTGGAAGAGGAGCAAACGGTGGCAAAGATGATTGGGAACATGAACGACATGAATGAGGGTGGCTTTTGGTGGGATCTACCCATTGATAGCATGGAGCAGGATGAGCTTGAAGCATACAAAGAATCAATGGAACAATTGAAGAAGAATGTGATAACTCGACTTGGCTTGATTGAAGCTGATAATGCTCCTAGTGAGTCAAGGATTGTCAATCCCTTCATTAATCTGAAGGAAATACCTTCTCTTAGCTTTAATAGTCATCAATTTCAatga